Genomic segment of Arctopsyche grandis isolate Sample6627 chromosome 3, ASM5162203v2, whole genome shotgun sequence:
TAATGTGTACATTTTTTGCTATATGTACTTTTGTGTTTATGTGTGCTCAGTGTATGCACATCTATACACGTTTAGAAGAGGCACCGTTCTACTTGTTCGACACGGAGAAAGTGACCCACTAGATCAGATCAGTATCGTGACCTTTCTCTCTTTTGCGAATTGCGCACAATTGGTTTCCATCTAGCTGGGCCGCGACCCTCGGCTTGTTGTCGTCTGGTGGCCAGATAAGGTGGCCACGATAAGTCCACTGGTTTAAAAGCAGCTGTCGGAGAGCCGCTGACTCAGTCTGGCGCTCGTCGTGGTCTCCACTGCAGAAATCGCCAATCGCCCTCTCGACTTCCTGTCCTGTCGCAGCACTGCGACATCTTCTCAACTCGACTCTTCTCAATTCGTTCGCCGTAGCCGAACACTATTCCCGTCGAACTGACAGCTCATCATCTAGAAACGGAGCTTCCACGCACGAAGGAGGCTCTTGTTGTATGCAGTGTAATAAAGCCTTGAGAATTCCACTATTAAAGGTGAGCAAACTCCACATGTACTACATATCCTTGAATAATATCTTGCCTCGGATATGTATTATactgataaaaatttataacattcGATATGCCGTGTTTGAAATTTGTCGTCGGGTGATATTTTTGCTTTCGTTTCAACTTTGCTTGCAATACTGATGTTGCAATTACGTGTTTGTGCTGTAGCAATCAATGTAAGTAGTGTCATAtgaagtgtacatatgtagaatatcacaattttttcaatttattgggGAATTTACTGAATTTACCCTCctgttttcatatttatttatttattgttcattatttacaaaaatcgtttgttaaattattattttaaactctTCATTTCTACATATCCGTGTATAAAGAGTAATGTATGCGGCCATGAGGACTAGAGAATGACTGGTCCGATTTGAATACCGTGCTCTGcaacatattgaaaattttcacgaaATGGCTATAAACTATATTTAGGTATGACTTACAGAGGATGATTGTTTGAAACGGGTTAAATATTAGATGTATtgaggaaattaaaaaaatcatgatttATTAGTGGCAAATTAGCCGAAGAGATCTGCATGCTCATgggtaatacatatacatacatatgaaactattttttgttatcttttaattttaaaatagattttcaatttttttatggtGCACTTAAagttaaaacaaaagaaagaattatgaaataatattcaaataataattcaaagataatttttgaaacaaattactgtcaaatttgaatatattaaaatgggCTAAAATTATTTCTGATGTCAATTATTAATGAGTTTTGTTTCGATATTGTGGGTATTGCACCCTTTTTAATTATCTTATCGTCAGGTCACTGCGGTTGAACTGTCAAAGCAGGTCAAAGTAATGCTCTGATTGTGCGattagatatttattttgttgtgtAATGAATTTAGTCtgcaaataattaaacatattcaGACAACTCTCCCGATAACATTTCACACTTTGTGTCATGACATTTTGCGAAATTTGATACaaagcaatttatattaaatccaAATATGGACATAGTTCATTCGAACACTGTATGATGAccaaaagtatttttctcattacatatttgaattaatgtcaaaaaatgcttttaaatatataaatcatgtatgtaaatagctgTAATAAAccataattttgataattataatcttgttatttaaatttaaaacatactgATCAGTTCCTTATTAATTgatgtatatttgaaattaatatttataacaaaGTATGTTAGAATAATTCATCGTAGAAAAAATTAGATTATGTGCTTATAATGTTACGCGCGATATTCTGAAAAAGAAGCCTCATTTCAACCTTTCAGTAAGTTGctgtatataaaaatctataGCTTAAAGCAAATTCAAACTAAAACGCTCGGCGTAATTATCTATTAACTCGATTGtatgaatacaataaaatataattttaattagaaaatatTCACGGGGGCTTCAAACTAAATTGTTATTTAACAGAAACAAAATGCGCTATTTAATCAATAAATACTGTGTACAAATGTTTTAAATGGTCAAATAAATTAACCGTTTGTGTGTGCGAACGACTTCCAAACACGTCATCGACATGTGTTATCAACCCGCTAAGCAAATTAAGCTTCCAGGGTCATCGAGTCGCTACAACGACCATATTTTACAACACGATTCATTCAAATGGCCATACATACATCTATCCCATTAAGGAAGATCATTATTTCTTCACACGCTAGATCAATCTGTTACTGAACAAGATCATCACAAACTCAGGTCAAGCTGGTGATGTTTTGCACCACCTATTCTGTAATATATTAGTATATAGAATGTCTCCTCCCTCCATCTGATTTGTATTGTTTGTTcatgtttgttttgtttgttttcaggGAGGCTTATCGGGTGAGGTCAGCTCGCCTGGCGTGTGGGCCCCTCTGCGCGGAGGCTGCTGGCGGCGCTCGCTCAACGTGGATCCACCCTGGCAGCGGCGCTTGCCACTGCAACCCTGCTGAGCCCCGCCACTGACGCCCCCGCGCCACCTGAGCCCTTCACTGCGATTAGGCTGCCTCGTAagccatttttatatttttctcatatagTCGAAACGTCCGCTAGGAAACAttgtaactaataaaaaatcaacTTATCTATTGATTGACGTTCCTtctgataaaatatatatctcaGTTGGTTACAATCTTTTGTGGTAAGTACATATTGTTGTAGACTTTTGCTTCAAATATACAGGGTGTTATGAAGCGGTCTCTGTGACGGgctcgaatgtgaaacgcccgaaaacgcaaatattggagggcaaagatcgaaaatcgaaagatcttaagtcgaaagatcaaaaaaaagggtgcatggtaaacggtacatactcacttaatttgcgcgagcaggatacaacagaaacaagaggaacaggcttttcctcccgtattaatgtgcgcgcgcagcggggcccgtgaggtagacccgttatgaagctaagtgcaaagcAAAGGTGTCATTTGGGGCAACCCCCCCtctagatttgaacgggactatccacgttgtttaatttattattgtgaaataaaatattaaaatactaaaccaggTCTGGGCAAACTGTGGCccgatttgaattttaattcctCTTAGCGGCCCACCAAATTGTTGGTTATTAGAGGACCActtgtttttttatgttgaaattCTTTTTCATGGCagtaaataatgtatatctttaaatagttttttacTTGGGGCCTgacgttcatttttaatttttaatgtggcCCTTTAATTCgaaaagtttgcccaggcctgtaCTAAACCAACAAACCAAATCTCTTAATAgatcattcaaataaaaaaatgattaaaagaaatagttaaaattcatatacactctttttttttttaatataatacaccccccgcctagaaagtcattccttactggttAAAAATTTTGCCCCCCTCTGGAACAAGCTGAAATGACGACCCTGCTGCAAAGCCTTtaagggttgatagctcatatcatttggaacattttgagccacacatacttCAGTACAAagtcttagggcgaaaacacagagATGAACGGAACGGCACGCGGTCTGGGCTTCGAGTCTAGAATGGGCGCGctcagttcattgttaattcgtacgatcttattatttcgacaagtttcttctacattttttcaaatatgggatttgccgttatcaatcactgtcaagcttatatcaatacaaggacaaaatatcaccgaaaacgcaCCAGGGGgtaattttgggacggtgtgtctTGAATATGTGTTAGGCGTGTCAAATTTTTTTCGCATATCTAAAAAAAGCCATGTGCTGCATTCCcctctgtgtgatttcgcccttatggttttttttttatttcatttttaaaggtttttagtaaaaacaccaaaatctcactgttaattgctaatactgcccaagttaaatGTGATATGTtagttaattataatttttttaatgtttgttcaatcaaataaaaacaaatacaaccatctgtgtcaacTGAAAAATTATTAGAGGCacaataagttttcaaaaatttgtcaagtaagaaaaatctgatattttttgtatttaaaaaaattaccctatatacatattatcactAGCGGAATTGCATGGTGTTGCTGTGGCAGGGAAAAGTTGTAATACTATGAGATGGAAAACCAAATTTAGTGGTTCTAAAttgtaaacaaacaaaaaactttcattttttattgtagattttatatttgtaatggaaaacttttattataatgtgtAAGATTTCTAATAAACTAAAATTATCCATAGAAATTcaaattgtaatattgtatgttGCAGTATCTTTGTAGCACAAATTCTACTTTTTCGgtctaatttaaaattgataacatttattattattttttaattatatagtaGTTACAACATTGTTCTGGGCGGACGTTTTAATTACTATCGCATGTTATAATCGATGATTTATAGATTTTCTTGTTGACTTTCAGTTTGCTTGTTGGGACGAGTGCTCGTGAGCGCCAGTAAATTGGTTACACAATACACACTTAACTATTTAATTtagtaaattttttaataaagataTCGCTGTAAGTTTCGTATTTTTCAATCTTCGTTGGACTTGATTTCTCTTTAAATTAAATCTTCACACCCGTCATAAACACTATAGTCAAAATGAAAGCCTTGAATATCGAAGAGCGCGTACGGGTCGTGGATGCCGATTGGAATTCGTGGGATGCCATATGCGACACTACATCTCGTCGTCAAGAAGATGCTTTTTACGTCCTCGACATTGGCAACATTGTCAATAAATATCGCATTTGGAAAGAAAAGATGCCCCGCGTGGAACCACATTATGGTGAGTCACTGCGAGTCTGATTATTCCATTTCcagaatatatttaatatatgtatgtacatattcacatatcaattttatgatttttttttcagctgTAAAATGCAATGATTTGCAAATAGTAGTTGAAGTTTTGGCCGCTTTGGGAGTTGGTTTTGATTGTGCATCAAAAATTGAGATCAACAAAGTTCTCGATTTGGGCGTCAGTCCTGAGTAAGAATCTTTTTATACAACTTTGTactgttttgatttattttgactTACAATTTACTGATTTGATAATCAAACTTTTTCCAGTCGTATAATTTTTGCGAATCCTGCCAAACCCGCATCTCATTTGCGCCATGCTCTTGCTAGCGGAGTGAATACTATGACATTTGACAGTGAATTTGAACTGCTCAAAATTAAGCAGTTGCATCCTCGTGCCAAGTATGGTTACTATTCAATATTCTGAAAACATTAACAAGTTTTGTATGATAAGTGTAATCgaatgtattgttttttttttcagtttggtGATTCGAATCCGGTGTGATGCTAAAATTGCACAGTGTCCTCTTGGTTTCAAGTTCGGATGTGATCCTATTTCGGAAGCTCCTCGTTTGCTGAAACAAGCTCGCATTTTGGGACTTAATGTAAGTTTAAGTTTTCAATTCCCATTACATAGGTAATATCTAAtgtgcatttttattatgttttgtttatttcaatTGTGTTTACAGGTTATAGGTGTATCCTTCCATGTTGGTTCTGGATGTGGCGAGCCAGAAGTGTTTTCTCGTGCTATTGAACATGCAGCACAACTATTCGCTCTCGGTGAAATGCTTGGTTATCGTATGGATTTGCTTGATATTGGAGGTGGTTTCCCCGGTGGTTCTGACTCTTCCATCGATGATGTAAGAAAATCTTATGTATCAACTACGTAATTAGAGTAAAATTATgtctaatatatgattttaatcaataaaattttatttatatccacAGATTTCGAAGGTAGTGACCGATGCTCTTGATAAAAACTTTCCTGAAGGTTGTGGAGTACGTGTAATTGCAGAGCCTGGACGCTACTTTGTAGCTTCTGCATTCACTTTAGCCTGCTGTGTGTACGCCAAACGTcaggtatatataaatatgaattttaattcaattttattaaaatatgaaaatctaatatgaatactttcatttatttacgtatttaattttaattttatatattttttacagctatatgatgatgatggtgatgtAAAGCATGCAATGTACTTTCTCAACGATGGTGTATATGGGTCTTTCAATTGCATTTTATATGATCACCAAGAGGTTACGGCCATTCCACTCAAGGTAAAGAGactaaatcatataaatatgatacaaattgattttaaatgcatGTGTGTAAGTAATTATGTGTAATTTTTTAGGGAACTCATGGAAAAGTTGTGAGCAGCAGTTTATGGGGACCTACTTGTGATAGTATGGACCAAATTGCAAGAGATGTGCAACTATCCAACCTCGAGGTGGGAGACTGGCTTGTTTTTAAGGATATGGGTGCTTATACCCTGCCTGTTGCTAGTCCATTTAACGGCTTCCCTGTACCCCGAGTCTCTGCCTACATCACTGCTGACCTATGGTGAATATCTTAACCATGCAaccttttcaaaattatttgtatacatgtaATCATTaagttaattatatattttcaggaCCATGTTGAAGGAATTGTCTCCGCTCACTGAAGATCATTTTGTTGGAGGTGAAACCATTTCAAGGAATGATTGCTTGTTGTCGTCAACCTTAGCTCCAGGTCCCACTCCCGTCATCCCAGTTGCTCTCAACTGACATTTGCTACTGTGCCTCTATCTCACAAATTTGTCTGTATAATGTgataacaaaaattttaaaactaaaggGGACAAAcaacgtgatttttttaaattatctgttGACATTTACAGAATCGAGAAGCAAAAGTTATGTTGAAATGTCTTTTTGGACTTAAAATGTATGacacccctcccccccccccctccaatcATGACTCACATTATTCAATCAAAAATGTGATAagaaaatgcatttttatattgaaaatcatCGGCAAATAAATTACTTGCAATGCTTATAATGCGACCGCACTGAatctaaattttgaatatttcaaaattgaacattttacatTCCGATTAGTAcgaatgataaataaaatatactgtatgatttttttccagtgTTCGAACTATTTCTGATTGTggatgtttctattttttttatttattacattttttcgtTTTGAAATGAAGGTTTTCAATATAAGATTGTGCTCTTActgtattttgaattttttaccgTCAACGATTACAGGGaatctaatttattttcatttatcatATTAACggactgtttatttttttgaccGGCTTGAACTATTGGTATTCGATCATGTCAGGTGGATTGGATAGGTATCTTGAAACttagattttattggaattcaggattgtatatgaattatttttgacttaatttaGGAAAATATTCAGTTTCTTCattattgtattgaaatattttatttaaaatattctcaaggtaattagtttaaatatttaattgtttattgtttttcatTCATTTGTTTCCTATATATTTTTCCGCGCTGGTTTGTAATAAATAGGCCAGTGCAGTAAAATGAAAAGGGATAAATGAATGTAATTGAATTTTGGTTTCTGCTAACTTTAGTcgtaaacatatttaaatatttggttTAGGTATCTGTAATGTTATCTCTGTTAGTCAATCACTTGCAAAGAAACTGAATAGATTTCAGATTGatgttaaaattgaatattatatttatccgTAAGTCTTGCATCGTCTTGTCTTTATTCTCTTTATTtaacacaaaatataaaaatttatcaaaGTGTAGCTTTTCTCgttttgtataatttacatagataaaaaCTAATGAAAGATGTTTAGTAATGTAAATCAGTATATACTTCATACAACAGCTCACCAtctttgttattaatattacatgCGATAAATGTGAAATTAATGTATCAATTTAATAAGTGTGTATTGTGTAACCGGCTGGTGCAGACGGGCAGACGGCAAATACTCTATGTCACTCTCGAAGATTGTGTATTCATTTCAATATACACTTAATTATCACAGCCTATTTACTTTtgctttgtattatataattcttattatataattacaatATGTGATAGATTTTCTACTTGGCGTAGAGTATGCTGCTGTTTGTCTAATTAGCAAGGAGGCAGCCATTTTGTTCAGAAAAGTGGCCGCGGGGGCTAACCGAGATCCAATGAACTTGCGTTGGGCCGACTGTGGTTTTGATCAATAGGTTAAGATTAACATTTAGCCGGTTGcatgtcaaaatgaaattaaaataaaactattgaagcaaaatattttctttcatttgAAATTGATCCTATATATTGAAAATGCCTAAATTACATTATTACATGTCTATTTGCATGTGACATTTTAAAAGAATGACTACATTCAAATGCCCATCTGACTTTCCTTTCCTTTCACTTGTGCAGGATTATAGGTTGATAGATTTTAAATCTAAAGATAAAAAGCAGTTTTGACAATTATCAATCgaggaaaaggaaaaaaaactgTTATTTTTGATAAAGAACAGTTTTAGTAGTTAACAATAATATCATTGGAGGAAATGGAAAACAGGGTTGAACTTTCAAGTCATAAAATTTTGAcggttgattaaaataaatacttattaaTTTTTGGTTAGATGCCAAGTGATGTTAGTGATTAAAGACCGAGCACATTATGTTATTGTATTTCCACAAATAATCTTTATTTTCAAAAGACTTCACCAAGCAGAGCCTATTGAGCCCGCTTTGCTCGCATGCGCCTTGCTATGCAAATgccatttatttgtattataattacgacAAATTTACTCATGAAAcacaaatatttttgaaaattcaattgtATTGAATACAGTAGAACTACAGGCggatcaaatttaatttcatatacatattttatacacagTAGCGTCGCTAGGCCTGTACAGAGAGTACGGTCTGCACCGGGCGacaccaaattgttcaaattgaaaaacgctaattcAACATATCCGTTGCATGACGGTCCTCGAGCGGCTATACGTCTCAttgcaatttatgtatataaacagctttttattgatttttatatacatacatatatagtcattACCGAAATTTCAGATATTATCTGATTCATTATGAATGAGTCAATCTTTGGGTATGTGCTTTCGATAACAATTTTTaccttatctatgtatgtatgtatgtacgtacaatagatgaagttttttgatcttgcgaaaattcgaactcgatattttgactgattcgaactcagaatcgatcactgatcaacgctttcatgatctagaaaaaatatgtgtgtgcctgtttattttggggattttttgaacaccgttagttctatcgaactgaaactaagtatcggttactgaaattcttatcgatacgattcGAATTTCCAACTCGGAATTAATCACtaatcatgttttcatgatctagaaagaAATGTGCCTGTGGTTTTTTGGACTTTTTGAACACCTTTAGTCCTATTTATTAGTAACTATTTTTTCttacctttaaatatgtgtgctcttcgcgAGAAAGTTCCACTATAATTCCTGTATTAatttcatgtaaataaaaataaatcaactagTTTGATTTACCGGAAGTGGGACTTTTTCCgcttaaaaaagtcaaaaatgttgtgaccacacgaccatactgaacgtatcaagctgaaaatttatcagtgtatttttatgtacctttacgtacgccgcggattaagcgaatagaatcccagagactatgtgaccgttcaagggttatctgttaatggattaactaagtgcttgcacttagaccaacggatatctgttatcggattaactaagtgattgcacttacttccaggattatatctggactctttTGTCaaaagtgcatttaggctaaacaatgaccgttattagtcctttctcagaatcggtacggggagacccaatgtcgtggaaatacatatccgaatacgtgactatacaataggtaaacagattagatggcgatatcatgtaattctggactgagcactgccagtgcgtgtatctccttaatcatcagtaaatgctgtgagacgactgttggccttttacttggatcctccacccacccctacgcaacagtactaaCTTAGCAACTTAatattcgtaaaccggaagaagtagttttttttaaaacaatacttcattattttattttaaccttttaaattatttttatcttcttgatatttaatgtgtataatatttatagttattttaaataacaaaaaaaatttggacaaaatccgacaaccgaaagtagaacttttatcttgtgaGTTTCCCTACAGTGGCGAtcaaatttgtatcgaaaatattttcataactggtatgtgaatgtgtatgtgtgcgtcattgttgaatattgttttttattcttattatattcctcacaatacacaaataaaatcaTGGATTGGTCACATCAGAATTTTTTATCCTGGTTTCAAGATGGTCAACCCGGACATTATTTGATATTGAAGTGTATTAATTAAATGATGTCATAAGGATAAATATGTGGATAAAATTATTAACCACTATCAACTTCCGTTGATATTGTAGTCACTTGCTACTTTACGAATATATTCATTTATCTTCAGAGGAGTTAAAAACCTAACCATCCATTAATTTTATTCAGTTGTGCGACGCACTTTGGGACACAGAGAACCTTTCCAAATAAACCATGATATTGCATAATATATTGCCTTCGATTGGCTTTACCTTTTTGTTGGTACTCTCAATCGAATTCAGTGAGTATAGAAAGTTGGAAATATTATGCGCAtttcattacaaataataaCAGTAATACACTATTTTCAGAATTTGTTCAGAGTGTGTGCATCACTCCAGATGGTAGAATTGGAGTTTGCACTGTGGTCAGTGAGTGTCCATATTTGATGAATATGTTGCGGACGAATGACCGTAAAAGATCTAAGCATCACACGAAGTTTTTATTGAACTCCCACTGTGGACAGACTTCGCGATTGCCTAAGATGTGTTGCGCCTCGTTATCAACTATTCGCAAGTTTCGCCAGGAATCCACTGACAATGAAAAACACTGCGAGACTGCAGATGGTGGGTCCGGCATGTGCGTTGACATTGGAAAATGTCCCAAATTgtggaaacaaattgatacacgCAGTCATTATTCTTGTAAGATGGATTCAACTACGAAGAACCATGTATGTTGTCCAAAGGAAAGTATCACTATTGGTTTTCTACCGTATCCAGCAACAGTGTTTTTTGCTACAATTCCATCTCCATCTACATTGCCAACAACGCCATCTACATCGATATATTCTACTACAGTAACTACGACCATCAAAACGTCATCAGgtttgtatatttgtttttagtTAAAGCTTTCATTTTAATACAATgtgaaattatgtacatacatagatctgaCATACAAAGTTGCAATGTTTCAAATTTGTATTGTTCACatttaaaatagtatttatgGTATTAATGGTTCTGGTTTTTCTGGAAATTGCTTTAAAATCAACTTCCAATGATTGTCATTTTAATGccagaaaaaaattaagatactattttaataataccataaaaatattaattttcttcCTTTTATTTAAGATTGTCTTACACCAGATGGGATTGAAGGTAAATGTGTAGGAATTGAGAGTTGTGAACAATTGAAAAAGATAATTGATGGGCCTAGACCACTTACTTCAAGAGTGAACGACTTCATAAGAAACTCAACATGTGACGGTGACCAACAATATAGTGTTTGCTGTCAAACGGTTTGGGATCCTAAAAGCTTACTACCAGCTGAAAACACATGTGGCATTAATGCTGATGACGATAGAATATATGGTGGAAAAGAAACGTCAATAGATCAATACCCTTGGATGG
This window contains:
- the LOC143909433 gene encoding ornithine decarboxylase 1-like — translated: MKALNIEERVRVVDADWNSWDAICDTTSRRQEDAFYVLDIGNIVNKYRIWKEKMPRVEPHYAVKCNDLQIVVEVLAALGVGFDCASKIEINKVLDLGVSPDRIIFANPAKPASHLRHALASGVNTMTFDSEFELLKIKQLHPRANLVIRIRCDAKIAQCPLGFKFGCDPISEAPRLLKQARILGLNVIGVSFHVGSGCGEPEVFSRAIEHAAQLFALGEMLGYRMDLLDIGGGFPGGSDSSIDDISKVVTDALDKNFPEGCGVRVIAEPGRYFVASAFTLACCVYAKRQLYDDDGDVKHAMYFLNDGVYGSFNCILYDHQEVTAIPLKGTHGKVVSSSLWGPTCDSMDQIARDVQLSNLEVGDWLVFKDMGAYTLPVASPFNGFPVPRVSAYITADLWTMLKELSPLTEDHFVGGETISRNDCLLSSTLAPGPTPVIPVALN
- the LOC143909436 gene encoding phenoloxidase-activating factor 3-like isoform X2, translated to MILHNILPSIGFTFLLVLSIEFKFVQSVCITPDGRIGVCTVVSECPYLMNMLRTNDRKRSKHHTKFLLNSHCGQTSRLPKMCCASLSTIRKFRQESTDNEKHCETADGGSGMCVDIGKCPKLWKQIDTRSHYSCKMDSTTKNHVCCPKESITIGFLPYPATVFFATIPSPSTLPTTPSTSIYSTTVTTTIKTSSDCLTPDGIEGKCVGIESCEQLKKIIDGPRPLTSRVNDFIRNSTCDGDQQYSVCCQTVWDPKSLLPAENTCGINADDDRIYGGKETSIDQYPWMVLIDQTRPTGYKSVCGGSLINSRYVVTAAHCNRANLVIETVRIGDFDTKTLIDCQKVSGGDNDCNEPFLRVRIEEFIIHPQYNIINDIALIRMIRDIPFTDFISPICLPNSDITVNFPKDKNLTFTVAGWGATENASQSDVKMHVILPYYADLTTCAEINNVSIDNTIICAGGEANKDSCAGDSGGPLMYNRENRYDLVGIVSSGPSPCGQRDRPAIYTKVFEFKDWILSQLRP
- the LOC143909436 gene encoding phenoloxidase-activating factor 3-like isoform X1 is translated as MILHNILPSIGFTFLLVLSIEFKFVQSVCITPDGRIGVCTVVSECPYLMNMLRTNDRKRSKHHTKFLLNSHCGQTSRLPKMCCASLSTIRKFRQESTDNEKHCETADGGSGMCVDIGKCPKLWKQIDTRSHYSCKMDSTTKNHVCCPKESITIGFLPYPATVFFATIPSPSTLPTTPSTSIYSTTVTTTIKTSSDCLTPDGIEGKCVGIESCEQLKKIIDGPRPLTSRVNDFIRNSTCDGDQQYSVCCQTVWDPKSLLPAENTCGINADDDRIYGGKETSIDQYPWMVLIDQTRPTGYKSVCGGSLINSRYVVTAAHCNRANLVIETVRIGDFDTKTLIDCQKVSGGDNDCNEPFLRVRIEEFIIHPQYNIINDIALIRMIRDIPFTDFISPICLPNSDITVNFPKDKNLTFTVAGWGATENASQSDVKMHVILPYYADLTTCAEINNVSISDNTIICAGGEANKDSCAGDSGGPLMYNRENRYDLVGIVSSGPSPCGQRDRPAIYTKVFEFKDWILSQLRP